Proteins encoded by one window of Cannabis sativa cultivar Pink pepper isolate KNU-18-1 chromosome 4, ASM2916894v1, whole genome shotgun sequence:
- the LOC133037033 gene encoding uncharacterized protein LOC133037033 encodes MTPKLSKFELDRKRCSPLSNRIKALAIPLKFKNPSLHQYNGKERITLKCLAQRWYLKLSPRSIDSWKDIVHAFGNQFGPSRHCQIEPNDLVDVTQQEDESLKDYIHWFLEASAKTKILSKDARVMELATGLNEMSPLWSDLCLKSVYTMNDFLDRLDGFIKLEEVVTQAKGSKGNKKKSPNSLTLDTTVQVNGKKRDSNGGKRANNSVKQGNFPGGKKAETRGRPIREYEPHFTTYSIILAPRDEIYTTTQSIVSYRKLILLKELGKRDMKKFCCYHNNYDHDTNDCNQLRHEIEFLIRQKLVTLQKYVHLEAPVGGNAPFQLGLVASSRDEGTLAHM; translated from the exons ATGACCCCAAAGTTGTCTAAGTTTGAACTCGACAGAAAGCGATGCTCACCACTCTCTAACCGAATCAAGGCTCTAGCAATCCCTCTGAAGTTCAAGAATCCTTCCTTGCATCAATACAATGGGAAAGAGAGGATTACTTTGAAGT GCTTAGCTCAGCGATGGTACCTCAAGCTTTCCCCTAGATCAATTGACTCATGGAAAGACATAGTGCATGCTTTTGGCAACCAATTCGGTCCTTCCCGACATTGCCAAATCGAGCCCAATGATCTAGTAGACGTTACACAACAAGAAGATGAGTCCCTCAAGGACTATATACATTGGTTCTTGGAGGCAAGCGCTAAGACAAAAATACTTAGCAAGGATGCAAGGGTTATGGAACTTGCAACTGGACTTAATGAGATGAGTCCTCTGTGGTCTGACCTTTGTCTCAAATCAGTCTACACCATGAATGATTTTCTTGATAGACTAGATGGCTTTATCAAGCTGGAAGAAGTTGTCACCCAAGCCAAGGGCTCAAAAGGTAACAAGAAGAAGTCGCCAAACTCCCTAACCCTTGACACTACAGTGCAGGTTAAtggaaagaaaagagattcgAACGGAGGGAAAAGAGCCAACAACAGTGTGAAACAAGGTAACTTCCCTGGTGGAAAGAAAGCTGAAACTAGGGGTAGGCCAATACGAGAGTATGAACCTCATTTCACCACCTACTCCATTATCTTGGCTCCAAGAGATGAGATCTATACGACCACACAATCAATAGTGTCATACCGCAAACTTATTCTCTTGAAAGAGTTAGGGAAGAGAGACATGAAGAAATTTTGTTGTTATCACAACAATTACGATCATGATACAAATGATTGTAATCAGTTGCGACACGAGATAGAATTCCTCATCAGACAGAAGCTTGTCACTCTTCAAAAATATGTACATCTTGAAGCTCCAGTTGGGGGCAATGCACCTTTCCAGCTTGGGCTAGTTGCAAGCAGCAGGGACGAAGGGACTTTAGCCCATATGTAG